A single window of Coffea eugenioides isolate CCC68of chromosome 7, Ceug_1.0, whole genome shotgun sequence DNA harbors:
- the LOC113778080 gene encoding ammonium transporter 3 member 3-like has protein sequence MAATVVPGAYQANTSLAVTDWLNKGDNAWQMISATLVGLQSVPGLVILYGSIVKKKWAVNSAFMAFYAFAAVVICWVTWAYKMSFGEKLLPFWGKAGPALGQKFLIGQAALPATAHLFKNGTTETPMATPYYPMASMVWFQCVFAAITVILLAGSVLGRMNIKAWMTFVPLWLTFSYTVGAFSLWGGGFLYQWGVIDYSGGFVIHVSSGIGGITTAYWVGPRSKNDRERFPPNNVLLMLAGAGLLWLGWAGFNGGDPYSANIDSSMAVLNTNICAATSLLVWTWLDVIFFNRPSVIGAVQGMMTGLVCITPGAGLVQGWAAIVMGILSGSVPWFTMMIVHKKWTLLQKIDDTLGVFHTHAVAGFLGCILTGLFAEPTLCALFLPVTNSRGGVYGGVGGVQFLKQIVGGSFIIGWNIVVTSIICFLISLVIPLRMSEEQLKIGDDAVHGEEAYALWGDGEKYDIAKHSEDTMHAKTSRGATQVV, from the exons ATGGCTGCCACAGTAGTCCCCGGAGCCTACCAGGCCAACACATCGCTGGCGGTTACTGACTGGCTAAACAAAGGTGACAACGCATGGCAGATGATATCGGCGACGCTCGTTGGCCTCCAAAGCGTGCCAGGTTTGGTCATCCTCTACGGCAGCATAGTCAAGAAGAAATGGGCAGTAAACTCAGCTTTCATGGCCTTTTACGCCTTTGCGGCCGTGGTCATCTGCTGGGTAACGTGGGCTTACAAGATGTCTTTCGGCGAAAAACTCCTGCCTTTTTGGGGAAAAGCTGGACCGGCTTTAGGTCAGAAGTTTCTCATCGGACAAGCTGCACTTCCGGCCACTGCTCATTTGTTTAAGAATGGCACTACTGAGACTCCCATGGCAACTCCTTACTATCCCATGGCGTCGATGGTGTGGTTTCAGTGCGTTTTTGCAGCCATAACGGTGATACTTCTTGCGGGATCTGTTCTTGGGAGGATGAATATCAAGGCTTGGATGACTTTCGTGCCTCTTTGGCTTACATTTTCGTATACTGTGGGTGCATTTAGCCTATGGGGAGGAGGGTTCTTGTACCAATGGGGTGTGATTGATTATTCAGGTGGATTTGTCATTCATGTTTCCTCGGGGATTGGCGGCATCACAACTGCTTATTGG GTTGGTCCAAGATCAAAAAATGACAGAGAGAGGTTTCCACCAAACAATGTGCTACTAATGTTGGCTGGGGCAGGGTTACTGTGGCTGGGATGGGCAGGTTTCAATGGTGGAGACCCATATAGTGCCAATATTGACTCTTCCATGGCTGTCCTCAACACCAACATTTGTGCTGCAACAAGCCTTCTAGTGTGGACATGGCTAGATGTCATATTCTTCAATAGGCCTTCTGTAATTGGAGCTGTTCAAGGCATGATGACTGGCCTTGTTTGTATTACTCCTGGTGCAG GTCTTGTTCAAGGATGGGCAGCCATTGTGATGGGAATTCTCTCAGGTAGTGTTCCATGGTTCACCATGATGATTGTTCACAAAAAGTGGACCTTGCTTCAAAAAATTGATGACACACTTGGTGTATTTCACACTCATGCTGTAGCTGGCTTTCTTGGATGCATTCTCACCGGACTTTTTGCAGAACCTACGCTTTGTGCCCTTTTTCTACCTGTTACAAACTCTAGGGGTGGAGTATATGGAGGTGTTGGTGGTGTCCAATTCTTGAAACAAATTGTTGGTGGCAGTTTCATAATTGGGTGGAATATTGTAGTCACATCAATAATTTGTTTCTTGATAAGCTTAGTTATACCATTACGTATGTCTGAGGAACAATTGAAGATTGGAGATGATGCAGTCCACGGAGAAGAAGCATATGCTTTGTGGGGTGATGGGGAGAAGTACGATATAGCAAAGCATTCAGAAGATACAATGCATGCAAAAACATCTCGTGGTGCTACTCAAGTTGTTTGA